Proteins from a genomic interval of Trichoderma breve strain T069 chromosome 2, whole genome shotgun sequence:
- a CDS encoding pleckstrin homology domain-containing protein, with the protein MAEEQKPVEVAAPVAVEETAAPVVVEETPAVVEPVPVVEDKPAEEAKPAETEEPAEAAKEEDKKEEEAKPIEEGFLGHKAQGASFPKNLIASKAFFFFGSDAVEAEVLAAYKKAEKHVEVAQHNIAWATHTGKGLLFIGDKKAPHGVINLADATEPENDGSNKFHFSAKGNKHSFKANSAAERDNWVAQLKEKIAEAKELATTVTESEIYKQTIESFKPAPKEEKVEAPKEEAAPAEEAAAPAAEPAAAEETVAKEETKDELKAEEPSKRRSASRKRASFFGFGKKEEKKEEAKPEEAATETPAVVEPVPETEAPATEEVVPAVEPAVEAEAKTSDEAAQPESPKEKPAVNKRTSFFGNVFSKKEKKAADVKPEAESPKEEEEVPATTEAAPVIPPVEATTPLAVDVSSPATVPTETTEAAVTNGDAKKEKEKRKSSLPFTFGKRDKSPGPASEGEEKKGAFSKLRATIKGKGAAKPEDKPAEEAKEEDAIKEEEETPAAEAAKEEAKEEEAPKPEEPEAENKPEGAPAAAPVVTAAA; encoded by the exons ATGGCTGAGGAACAGAAGCCCGTTGAGGTCGCCGCCCCGGTGGCCGTTGAGGAGACCGCTGCTCCTGTTGTCGTTGAGGAGACACCCGCCGTTGTCGAGCCGGTCCCTGTTGTCGAGGACAAGCCCGCTGAGGAGGCGAAGCCCGCCGAGACCGAGGAgcctgctgaggctgccaaggaggaggataagaaggaggaggaggcgaagccTATTGAGGAGGGTTTCCTGGGCCACAAGGCTCAGGGCGCCAGCTTCCCCAA GAACCTCATCGCCAGCAaggctttcttcttcttcggctccGATGCCGTCGAGGCTGAAGTTCTCGCCGCCTACAAGAAGGCTGAGAAGCACGTCGAGGTTGCCCAGCACAACATCGCTTGGGCCACCCACACCGGCAAGGGTCTTCTGTTCATTGGCGACAAGAAGGCCCCCCATGGCGTCATCAACCTG GCTGATGCCACCGAGCCTGAGAACGACGGTTCCAACAAGTTCCACTTCTCTGCCAAGGGCAACAAGCACAGCTTCAAGGCCAACTCTGCCGCCGAGCGTGACAACTGGGTTGCCcagctgaaggagaagatcgctgaggccaaggagctcgCCACCACCGTCACTGAGTCTGAGATCTACAAGCAGACCATTGAGAGCTTCAAGCCTGCtcccaaggaggagaaggtcGAGGCccccaaggaggaggctgctcCCGCTGAGGAGGCCGCTGCTCCCGCCGCTGagcctgctgccgctgaggAGACCGTCGCCAAGGAGGAGACCAAGGATGAGCTGAAGGCCGAGGAGCCCAGCAAGCGTCGCTCCGCTAGCCGCAAGCGCGCTTctttcttcggcttcggcaagaaggaggagaagaaggaggaggccaagcctGAGGAGGCCGCTACTGAGACTCCCGCTGTCGTCGAGCCTGTCCCCGAGACTGAGGCTCCCGCCACCGAGGAGGTTGTTCCCGCCGTTGAGCCTGCTGTTGAGGCCGAGGCTAAGACCTCCGATGAGGCTGCTCAGCCCGAGTCCCCCAAGGAGAAGCCTGCTGTCAACAAGCGCACCAGCTTCTTCGGCAAcgtcttctccaagaaggagaagaaggccgccgATGTCAAGCCTGAGGCTGAGTCccccaaggaggaggaggaggtccCCGCCACCACTGAGGCTGCCCCCGTCATCCCTCCCGTCGAGGCCACCACCCCTCTGGCCGTCGATGTCAGCAGCCCTGCTACCGTCCCTACTGAGACCACCGAGGCTGCCGTGACCAACGGtgatgccaagaaggagaaggagaagcgcaagTCTTCTCTGCCCTTCACTTTCGGCAAGCGTGATAAGTCCCCTGGCCCCGCTtctgagggagaggagaagaagggcgcgTTCTCCAAGCTCCGTGCTAccatcaagggcaagggcgcCGCCAAGCCTGAGGACAAGCCTgccgaggaggccaaggaggaggatgccatcaaggaggaggaggagactcccgccgccgaggctgccaaggaggaggccaaggaggaggaggcccCCAAGCCTGAGGAGCCTGAGGCTGAGAACAAGCCCGAGGGCgcccctgctgctgcccccGTCGTCACTGCGGCCGCTTAG
- a CDS encoding response regulator receiver domain-containing protein — translation MQEKDDISADSIGFASASASARSSVSGPAFPTSTAPVDHPSSAASSTRAPGAFDPGLPNPALASTDEPAASPRPLAAVLETASSSSSPFRSSSSHLAQSHLDHSRHHSAGLSAAPWHTDSNSPDHISSPSPAHPITALPSHRSYPSLNEALAASLSSADSGKRQSRKVKDDQAMGSTPVKKARTGASPPRRLEMLSDAMFPLSTKAAALQVNREDAVSPLFFSHAPARHFNRPQSVPVSDVASAILAHARNDDADPITTLKLPRASVSSTNAALSGSTPSSMDMSAPSLSPDVRSLPPSLQMLQGVGVLELLEHDDRPTFLVDLANPVNTQRPGLPIVYYNASLRASESLHGHLSPDQEDPATPDLMDDFNDFKSWVLTIGVVDSLDTPSSTYEYRGVTWLCTTLRRRFRFISGNVTYQTTRQASPNVMMEEEGEEAPGQDGSGDCLSTPATPAADIPEPQDYFGTATAKDTIEPMDTTEITPATGTIEPIYDINRRHPDDFTNQVLQSQPVRSTFDWTRIPYSENLPEHIKLAKSVDWASTPLGPMSEWGYSLRAMANLVMGSPNPAAMYWGREYVSIYNAAYVALAGSKHPSLMGKRYADAWFELNEEFAPILKAAWDSGQATMKNDDQLFINRHGFLEETFFSWSIIPLLGEEGEVVGLFNPSFENTRRRINERRMLTLREIGERTASAASISEFWPQVRLGLAFNEYDLPFSMIYSVKDDAESEVSSLQSGSLPHSPQLILEGSPGVPEGHIAAPPTLDLRTSEEGFAPYVRQSLARGGTPVVLSEEDGTLPKHLIEGFEWRGFGDPCRTIVVFPVVPTTTGEAVTGFIVLGVNPRRPYDDDYKLFIHLLSRQLATSMASVLLFEEEIRRGQRAAHLAALDRQELSEQLWQRTQEAEELETKFTRMAEFAPVGMFIADPSGHINYCNDMWWQISRHSRSEQIGTAWMDSVRIEDKPGLMTAWTKLLEQKMTISVEFRFNCSQLCGDHTVDTWVLMSAFPEKDADGNLTSIFGCITDISSQKWAEEVQSQRREEAVELKRQQENFIDITSHEMRNPLSAILQCVDQIANSIASFTAHSDRTEVDALLESCLDAANTINLCASHQKRIVDDILTLSKLDSNLLAVTPVDEQPIKVVHRTLKMFESELLAHDIDFEFRVDNSFETYGVTWAKLDPSRLRQVLINLLTNAIKFTQGREKRAITVSMCATKDISEITSQGTFYFERNDVQRTVGMDIDNEEEWGTGERFNIHCSVEDTGAGLGDEEMKVLFQRFQQASPRTHVQYGGSGLGLFISRILTEMQGGQIGVSSQKDAGSKFSFYVQSRKCLNPPSHGQPASCPTSRSQSDAGRNPLFDVLIVEDNIVNQKVLQRQLRNYGNNTFVANHGKEALQTLAKSRFWAGQEKEGVDISVILMDLEMPVMDGMTCARKIRELEKEGTIIKHIPIIAVTAYARPEQIENAKAAGIDDVISKPFRIPELLPKIEELVGKYQSLSVSDNA, via the exons ATGCAGGAAAAGGACGACATCTCCGCTGATAGCATTGGCttcgcctccgcctccgcctctgCCCGTTCCTCTGTTTCTGGACCTGCTTTTCCCACGAGTACTGCTCCCGTCGACCATCCGTCCTCAGCAGCGTCTTCGACTCGGGCACCCGGCGCCTTTGACCCCGGGTTGCCGAATCCCGCCTTGGCCTCTACAGACGAACCTGCCGCCTCTCCTCGACCTCTTGCTGCGGTGTTGGagacggcttcttcttcttcttcgccgttccgcagcagctcttctCACCTTGCCCAGAGCCATCTAGACCACTCGAGACATCATTCGGCAGGCCTATCGGCGGCACCATGGCATACTGACAGTAACAGCCCAGATCACATCTCTTCGCCATCCCCTGCGCATCCAATCACAGCCCTGCCGTCGCACAGGAGCTATCCCAGCCTCAACGAAGCCTTGGCCGCAAGTCTATCGTCGGCTGATAGTGGGAAGCGCCAGTCgcgcaaggtcaaggacgACCAGGCCATGGGGTCGACACCAGTCAAGAAGGCTCGAACCGGGGCCTCTCCCCCTAGGAGACTCGAGATGCTCAGCGATGCCATGTTCCCCTTATccaccaaggccgccgcACTCCAAGTAAACCGCGAGGACGCAGtctcccccctcttcttctcccatgcCCCTGCGAGGCACTTCAACCGCCCTCAGAGCGTTCCCGTCTCAGATGTGGCTTCGGCCATTCTAGCACACGCTCGCAATGACGATGCAGACCCCATCACGACTCTCAAGCTCCCCAGAGCAAGCGTCAGCTCCACCAATGCCGCTCTTTCTGGCAGCACGCCATCCTCCATGGACATGTCTGCGCCGTCCCTAAGCCCTGACGTGCGCAGCCTGCCTCCTAGCTTGCAGATGCTTCAGGGTGTTGGtgttcttgagcttctcgagcacGACGACAGGCCCACCTTCCTCGTCGATCTGGCAAACCCAGTAAACACTCAACGGCCTGGGTTGCCCATAGTGTACTACAACGCCTCTCTTCGGGCGTCTGAGTCACTCCACGGCCATCTGAGCCCCGACCAGGAAGACCCTGCTACCCCCGACCTGATGGATGATTTTAATGACTTCAAGTCCTGGGTTTTGACTATCGGTGTTGTTGATTCCCTTGATACTCCCTCGTCGACGTACGAATACCGGGGAGTTACGTGGCTGTGTACAACTTTGAGGCGTCGATTTCGATTCATCAGTGGGAATGTTACCTATCAAACTACTCGCCAGGCGTCACCAaatgtgatgatggaggaggaaggggagGAGGCACCGGGGCAAGATGGCAGTGGCGACTGTCTATCAACTCCAGCTACACCTGCTGCTGACATCCCCGAGCCACAAGATTACTTTGGCACCGCGACTGCGAAGGACACGATTGAACCCATGGACACAACCGAAATAACTCCTGCAACTGGCACCATAGAGCCAATATATGACATCAACCGACGCCATCCAGATGACTTTACTAACCAAGTCTTGCAATCACAGCCTGTAAGGTCAACCTTTGACTGGACCAGGATTCCATACAGCGAGAACCTGCCCGAGCACATCAAATTAGCAAAGTCAGTAGATTGGGCCTCCACGCCTCTTGGCCCTATGAGTGAATGGGGCTACAGCCTGAGAGCCATGGCAAATTTAGTCATGGGGAGCCCCAACCCGGCTGCCATGTACTGGGGCCGTGAATACGTCAGCATCTACAATGCCGCATATGTGGCACTGGCAGGCAGTAAACATCCATCCCTCATGGGCAAGCGTTACGCAGATGCCTGGTTCGAGCTCAACGAAGAGTTCGCCCCCATATTAAAGGCGGCTTGGGATTCCGGTCAAGCCACAATGAAGAACGATGACCAACTCTTCATCAACCGACATGGCTTTTTAGAAGAGACTTTCTTCTCGTGGTCCATCATTCCCCTtcttggcgaagaaggcgaggTTGTTGGCCTGTTCAACCCGAGTTTCGAAAACACCAGGCGGAGGATCAACGAACGCCGAATGCTTACTTTGCGCGAGATTGGAGAGCGGACGGCGTCGGCAGCTTCCATCAGTGAGTTTTGGCCGCAGGTTAGGCTAGGCTTGGCGTTCAACGAGTACGATCTTCCCTTTAGCATGATCTATTCCGTCAAGGATGATGCCGAAAGCGAAGTGTCATCACTACAGTCTGGTAGCCTCCCGCACTCCCCTCAGCTTATTCTCGAAGGATCTCCTGGTGTTCCGGAGGGCCATATTGCAGCCCCACCAACTTTGGATCTACGTACATCAGAAGAAGGGTTCGCGCCATATGTACGGCAGTCATTAGCAAGAGGCGGCACCCCTGTTGTGCTttccgaagaagacggtaCCTTGCCAAAGCATCTCATAGAAGGATTTGAGTGGCGGGGTTTCGGTGACCCTTGCAGGACAATCGTCGTCTTTCCAGTCGTCCCCACAACCACGGGCGAAGCTGTGACGGGATTTATTGTGCTAGGCGTAAACCCCCGGCGGCCATACGACGACGACTACAAACTGTTCATTCACCTTTTGTCACGGCAGTTGGCCACTTCCATGGCCTCGGTTCTCTTGTTCGAGGAAGAGATTCGACGTGGCCAGCGAGCGGCTCACCTAGCTGCTTTGGACCGCCAGGAGCTCTCAGAGCAACTTTGGCAGCGTacgcaagaagcagaagagctggaaaCCAAATTCACGCGTATGGCCGAGTTCGCGCCGGTCGGAATGTTCATCGCCGACCCAAGTGGTCATATCAACTATTGCAACGATATGTGGTGGCAGATTTCTCGACACTCTCGGTCTGAGCAAATAGGCACTGCTTGGATGGATAGTGTACGAATCGAAGACAAGCCAGGGTTGATGACAGCCTGGACAAAGCTTCTTGAGCAAAAGATGACCATCTCGGTTGAGTTTCGATTCAACTGCAGCCAACTGTGTGGAGATCACACCGTCGACACCTGGGTTCTGATGAGCGCATTTCCGGAGAAGGATGCTGATGGCAACTTGACGTCCATCTTTGGCTGTATCACAGACATTTCCTCTCAGAAATGGGCCGAAGAGGTACAGAGCCAAAGGCGTGAAGAGGCTGTAGAGCTTAAGCGGCAGCAGGAAAACTTCATTGATATTACCAGCCATGAAATGAGGAACCCCTTGTCGGCTATTCTTCAGTGTGTCGATCAAATCGCCAATAGCATAGCCTCATTCACAGCCCATTCGGATAGGACAGAGGTGGACGCCCTTTTAGAGTCCTGTCTTGATGctgccaacaccatcaatTTGTGCGCCAGCCACCAGAAGCGTATCGTTGACGACATCTTGACGCTGTCGAAGCTCGACTCCAACTTGCTAGCCGTTACTCCCGTCGATGAACAGCCGATCAAAGTTGTGCACCGTACTTTGAAGATGTTTGAGTCGGAATTGCTTGCTCATGATATAGACTTTGAGTTCCGCGTTGACAACAGCTTCGAGACCTATGGAGTTACTTGGGCCAAGCTGGATCCGTCAAGGTTGAGGCAAGTACTCATCAACCTCCTAACCAATGCCATCAAGTTCACCCAGGGCCGAGAGAAGCGCGCTATTACTGTAAGCATGTGCGCAACCAAGGACATCTCCGAGATTACGAGTCAGGGGACTTTTTACTTTGAGCGGAACGACGTACAGCGGACAGTCGGCATGGATATCGACAACGAAGAGGAATGGGGTACCGGTGAGCGCTTCAACATCCACTGTTCGGTGGAGGACACGGGCGCCGGATTGGGCGATGAGGAAATGAAGGTCTTGTTCCAACGCTTCCAGCAGGCGTCTCCCCGGACGCATGTGCAGTACGGAGGTTCTGGGCTAGGATTGTTCATCTCGAGGATCTTGACGGAAATGCAAGGCGGGCAGATCGGAGTCTCTTCCCAGAAAGACGCTGGGAGCAAGTTCAGTTTCTATGTCCAGAGCCGCAAATGCTTGAACCCTCCGTCTCA CGGCCAGCCCGCGAGCTGTCCCACGTCACGAAGCCAGTCGGATGCAGGCCGCAATCCCCTTTTCGACGTCCTCATTGTCGAAGACAACATTGTTAACCAGAAAGTCTTGCAGCGACAGCTGCGCAACTACGGCAATAACACGTTCGTGGCCAACCATGGCAAAGAGGCTCTGCAGACGCTGGCAAAATCGAGATTCTGGGCGggccaagaaaaggaagGCGTCGATATTTCCGTCATCCtgatggatttggagatgccTGTCATGGACGGCATGACTTGTGCAAGAAAGATTCGCGAACTTGAAAAGGAGGGGACAATTATCAAGCACATCCCCATCATCGCAGTCACGGCGTACGCACGGCCTGAGCAGATTGAGAATGCAAAGGCTGCCGGAATT GATGATGTTATCTCCAAGCCGTTCCGCATTCCCGAGTTGCTCCCCAAGATTGAGGAGCTCGTGGGCAAGTACCAGAGCCTTTCTGTGTCGGATAATGCATAA